The Bicyclus anynana chromosome 12, ilBicAnyn1.1, whole genome shotgun sequence genomic interval TTGTTCTTCTGACTGCAATGTAAGCAAGGTGAACCTAGCGACCTGTCCGAAAACTATGCGAAACCCTTTCAGGACCATCTGGACTTTTTAAAGCCATTAGCTAAAGTcaaatttgtaatgaaaaaacGCAATCTTAAACTGCTTTGATTGCGTTCTTTTATTACCATAAtttatcttaaaaaataaataactttttaaactaactatgaataaaaataattttgatataattatgttaatcaGAATAAGcggtatttcataattatttaaaactttaaaatttagcATTCCATTATTTAAGTAGCCGGGAGATCTTGAAACAATTTCATAACGTCGGATCCACATTTCTCATTTCCTATATTTACCCAATACTACCTAATtagcgcttccatcttaaacacTGCATTAAACGCAAAACGGAATTGAGCAATCTAATTAACAAaccaaatttaataataataattcgtgACCATCTtgggagaaaaaaaaatgtaacgttATTACGCACACATGTGTATTTCGCACTGGTGCATGTGTGGGTATATGGGCGAAAGTATTTGCCTCACTGATCGACCAAACTACTTACTCCCAGTATAAAACGCGCGACCCCGTCTCTCACAGCACACTCCTGCACAGCCTTCGCTGAACATCAAACCAGCGATATGCGGCTATTGGTtagtaatataaacaataaacaaaacaaactaataaaaaaacaaactgcaTATTTAATTTCATCTCAATTTAATATGCAACATTTTCGAAATTGTAACAGTTCTAAACCATTTCTCAATTATCTAACTTAATTTACTATCCCGGTATCGGTTTTTATAAGATTGCGTATTTAactaattattcatttatttatgagacacttaattgttttgtttattttcagagATCTTCCTTCATCCTGGCCGTGGCTATAAGCCTGGCCACGGCAGAGGAAAAGGCGGAGAAAGACACCAAGGCTGAACCAACACCAGTCGAAGAAAAGAAACAAGACAAGAGAGGACTCTCGGAATACTACGGCGACCATGGAGGCTTTGGAGACGGCGGATACGGTGGCAGCAGTGGTGGAGACTTCGGAGGATACGAAGGAGGAGGCGACGAAGGCTATGGCCATGAACACCATGAAAAAACCATCACTGTAGTCAAGAAAGTCCCCGTCCCCTACCCAGTGGAGAAGCACATCCCAGTGCCAGTAGAGAAACACGTTCCATACCCAGTGAAAGTGCACGTACCACAGCCATACCCAGTCTACAAAACCGTACACTTCCCAGTCAAGGAGACCATCAAAGTGCCAGAATACATCCCCAAGCCGTACCCAGTGACCAAACACGTCCCCGTAGCAGTGAAAGTGCCAGTCGACAGGCCAGTCCCAGTCAAGGTCTACGAGCACGTTCCTTACCCAGTGGAGAAGCACATTCCCGTGCCAGTTGAAGTACACGTACCCCACCCGTACCCAGTACAGAAGGAAGTGCCTTTCCCAGTCAAGGTTCCAGTCAAGGTGCACGTTCCTTACCCGGTTGAAAAGATCGTTCACTACCCCGTGAAAGTGCCCGTGGACCACCCCAGACCCGTCCACATTGAGAAACCAGTCCCCGTGCCAGTCGAGAAGCCAGTGCCTTACCCAGTGGAGAAGCCAGTGCCCTACCCCGTGAAGGTGCACGTTGATAACCCAGTGCCAGTCCATGTTGAGAAACACGTGCCAGTGCCTGTCAAGGTACCAGTGCCTGCTCCTTATCCCGTAGAGAAAGTCATCCCTTACCCCGTAGAGAAGAAGGTTCCCATCCCAGTACATATCCCAGTGGACAGACCTTACCCCGTACACATCGAGAAGCATGTGCCTTACAAAGTCGAGAAACACGTGCCTTATCCAGTCAAAATTCCAGTTCCAATAGTCCACGAGGAGCATGGATGGAATGAGGGCTCTCAGGGTGGTCACGGAGGTAGCAGCTATGGAGGAAGCAGCTACGGAGGAAGCAGCTACGGAGGAGGTTTCGAAGGAGGCTACGGAGGTGGTCACTTAGACGGTGGTCACTTTGAAGGTAGTCACTTTGAAGGTGGTCACTTTGAAGGCTCTGAGGACAGCGGCGACTACCACCACTAAGAACTGatctctttgttttttttttgtagatagcTTTAAATGTTGATTTGTGTTTAGaaaatttattaagtaataattttattttaacttttaccACATGACTGGATATGTAAATATACTACCGaaagtattataaaatacattctCGAAATGTTTACATGACGTCTTTTATTGTACCACATTCAAATAACTTATAACTTCCTTATATACCTTAGCTTATTAAGCATTTATACATATCCATGTATCCATATATCATATCTAGATATAAATTAACATATCGAATATATACACAGGTTCATTCCAATGCACAATAATAAGAGTGTATATTGCAAAGTTGTTATATTGCCAGCAAAAGTTACGTAAAGCTTACATAACACGTCATATAGATTGCTGCTAATCCGTTACTGGAAATAATTCACCCAAACAGGAATTACGTCCGTAATAAACTATATAAAGTAGACAGGAATCAATCGTTCGTAAACACAAACAGTACGTAGAGAAGTATGTAATGGAATTTTTACATTATCGCCGCAAGATATCGATCGAAGAAATTGATTACTTCTAAAATATCTCATTTGTGATTGtagtttttattgtttcttttaaaaatgacAATGTTCATCaatgttgaaaataaaataggtacgaATAGGTAATCGATACTTCGTCAAGGTTAAAATATGCACCAAAAAAATAGGTAACATAATCCTTATTACGTTCATCAGTCTCTTAGATTACAGAGATTTTAAAACACTTAAAATGTCATGGCAGTTCCGCACCTATCCGACGATAATCCTCAAAGTACATTATACTCCGAAACCAGAATCCAGGTGATCTGATCATGTTATCTCTTGCTCTACGAAGTTCAACTGGTTCAATGACCCGttaggtataaaaaaatgtattcgcAAAAGGTAACAAAAGTATCAAAACTTTACATTtttggtaatatattttttttttactatacgggtaacataaaacaaaagaattagAAACTGTCGAAATGCGGGTTTTCTAACACTCTGCGTCGGCATTACGGCGCGTTTTAATGCACCATAATTGTTACGAAATCCCTATTGAGGTGTGTGTGTGACTCGGAAAACAAAGTAAC includes:
- the LOC112050064 gene encoding skin secretory protein xP2; translated protein: MRLLRSSFILAVAISLATAEEKAEKDTKAEPTPVEEKKQDKRGLSEYYGDHGGFGDGGYGGSSGGDFGGYEGGGDEGYGHEHHEKTITVVKKVPVPYPVEKHIPVPVEKHVPYPVKVHVPQPYPVYKTVHFPVKETIKVPEYIPKPYPVTKHVPVAVKVPVDRPVPVKVYEHVPYPVEKHIPVPVEVHVPHPYPVQKEVPFPVKVPVKVHVPYPVEKIVHYPVKVPVDHPRPVHIEKPVPVPVEKPVPYPVEKPVPYPVKVHVDNPVPVHVEKHVPVPVKVPVPAPYPVEKVIPYPVEKKVPIPVHIPVDRPYPVHIEKHVPYKVEKHVPYPVKIPVPIVHEEHGWNEGSQGGHGGSSYGGSSYGGSSYGGGFEGGYGGGHLDGGHFEGSHFEGGHFEGSEDSGDYHH